The DNA window TATACAATACAAGTACCTGGTGAAAGTCCTCTAGGCACACCACGACGTGGCAGACACTTCTGGAAAATAACATTTAACCAACATCTTTCACTTTTAGCTGGAGTACGACTCTTAGGAAAAAATAAGAGATAGTATATAAGCAAGCCTGGGTTCATCCAAGTCCTGTGCGTGCTTTATGGAGCAATGAAAAGAAGTAGTTACACATTAACTTCTGCATTGACTGATCCACGAATGTAAGGGAGAAAACATTTAGATACGCAAGCCAAACACAAGGAAGGCTGACATTGAACAAGATGCCTTTGAATTGGACTTCCCTTCTTCTGCTGATGCCAGTGATGTTCTGCTTTGAGTCTGCCAGTGGCGGGCAGGTGCTGGTGGTACCCATGGAGTACAGCCATTGGATGAACGTGAAGGTGATCCTGGAAGAGCTCGTGCACAGAGGCCACGAGGTCACTGTGCTGACATCCTCGGCGGCCATCCGTGTGGAGTCCGGAAAGCCATCCCCTTTTAAATTTGAGATTTTCACCACGTCTTTGAATACAAAGGAATTCGAAAGTTATTTCAAAGATTGGATCAATGAATGGACCTATGAGTTCCCCAAATATTCAGTCTGGAAAATTTATTCAAGAATACAAAGCATGTTTGTAGAATATTCTGAACTTTTTGAGATGTTCTGCAAAGGCATGGTTTTGAATAAGAAACTTCTGCAAAAGCTCCAGGCGTCGAGGTTTGACGTCCTGCTAATAGACCCCGCGGTTCTGTGCGGAGAGCTGCTGGCTGAGCTACTGGACATTCCTGTTGTGCACACTCTGCGCTTCACTCCCGGCTACAGTCAAGAGAAGCACTGTGGAggacttcccttccctccctcctatgTGCCTGTCGCTCTGTCTGAGCTCACTGATCGAATGACATTCATGGAGAGGGTGAAGAACATGATGACCGGGATAGTTTTTGATACTTTGATTCAAACAGTTATGCAGAAAAAGTGGAACCACTTTTATAGCGAAGTTCTAGGTAAGCTATGACTTCAATGATTATGGTTAATCCTAGTTTTTCTGCCTCTTTGAGGTGACCTTATGTAAATGTAAAGCGTAAACATCTGAGGAAAATACAGAGCAATGAAAGGAAAGGCTTACATTTTAGAAGCAATTAAAAGTCTCTACCCATCTCTTGTTGAGaaacatttcagaaaataataactCTATGGCTTGAACTCCTGACTATTTTTCTACCAAAGAATTATGTATGCATTTTACCATGGCTTATTTCAATTTAAAGAATAATACGCCATGTGCTAGATGCTCCTAACTACCTAGAAGGCTGATATCTctgaatcatggctcaaagctagtccataagacttttatctccaattaaccatcaagcagtcagaaatggaggtgtggctcaatgtggtagagtactaacctttagcaaaaacagctcaaggagggaagggatgattttgtcccaaaagaaatgtactcattacctgattgtGCAACTGCAACCCCTCTCTATATAGCCTGTATTGtaacaagaaaaagtaaaagttaaaaacaaaggtCAAggacaaccctgagttcaattcccaggatcaatacaaaaacaaaagcaaaagaacactAATTAAAATCTCACTAGATATCTTAATGACTACAGCTAAATATTTCTAAGATTGTAGTTGATATATGACCAAAGCTATGTGTCAGTAGGaagtttttctgtcttttttagcTTAGTTTTTTCATGAAGAAATTACTTACCTATAGTTCTAGGCACGCTCCTTCACAATTATATAATTACTGTCTCCAACAGAGAAAACTTAAATGACTGTAACTAACTCTCTATATTTCACTCCCTCCCTctggagagaaataaagtaatatTGTCAGCCTTTTAATATGAACAAAATTCAGCAGCATCACTAGGAATTTAGTTATACTTTCAAAAACCCAGTGTTTTCCTGGAAAATAGAAGATCAATAAAATTCATGTTAAACTGTAGGAACCTCTTGCCATGGCTTTCTTAATGTATGTGATATTATTAGTTGATTCTGGAGATCAAAATGTTTCTAAATTTTCATTTGATACATTTATAGCTTTGAGAGaatgtatacatatacagaatAATACGTGTCATTATTAATAAACATGTTTTATTAAAACAATATCAAAATGTCTTGAAGTCACATGTTTTATTTCAGAGCAAATTTCTTCATGATCCTTCTATTATATTCTTTTCTCCATTCAGGAAGACCCACTACAATGTGTGAGCTCTTGGCCAAAGCTGATATATGGCTCATTAGAACCTACTGGGATATTGAATTTCCTCGCCCACTCTTACCAAATTTTGAATTTGTGGGAGGACTCCACTGCAAACCTGCTAAACCTCTGCCTGAGGTAAACCTGTCCCTGTTGGCTGACTGTCCCTCTCACTCCCCCTCTCCTACCTCtctgtttccctctctctctctccctctccatctttcTGCTCTTCTTTTGCAATGACATTGCATTCCTCATCCAGGGGTCTACATCAGCAAACTAGATGTGAGAGGTACAATCAAGTATCCTGTTGGTTGTCGACTCATGTATTTCAATACCACTGCAATTGTCTAGGTTTCGAGACTGTcgagaaaaatggaagaataaCTGGAATCTTTGGGGAACATGGTTAGTAAAATGGAGCCTTCATTGTTGAAGTCATAAGGAAGAATAAATAATTCATGCAGAGAATATTTACTAAGTGACCACAATATACCAGAGGCAAAGGGTGGCTCTCTGAGACAGGAAGTAGAAACAGATTCTGAACACAGATCTTAGGTCTATTTGGATAGGGaatcaagcaaataaaaattgTGTGAAAATGTTATCGTAAAGAATACAATGATGTTAAGGGTTATGGGGTTCGAGAAAGGGGATTCCATGTCCCCCCAGGAGTCTACCACTCagggacagtctcaagcaaaagatggatttattggggaagcaaaaatctCGCTGACCAGCCAGAAGGGCagtacagacttgggagctgaaactgtgactccAGGCAGTCCTCAAATTAGGGTttgtaaaggtaaaagcatagcacagatgtagggccTTGATACAGGGTgtagagcaaacaacaaacaagtgaAGCAAGCCATTTGGGGTCCAGGTTGTcttaatctactccccccaacatttcctatcatgtttccctaatcaagatggagtcagctgtactccctacaacaaagTAAACACTAAGAAAGTATGAACATAGGTTTCCATTGCTACTACTGCCAATACATAAACACAATGCAAAACAAGACAACTCAACATAATACAATACAGTACAATAAAATTCTTATATAAATGTGGCAGTTTGTTCTTGGACTTGTTCATCAGGAGGCTTTGCTATTGTGTCAATTTCAGTGTGTAATGTTTTTATaattaagttttatttcttctttattagaGTTCATAGTAATATTATAGTTTTTCCCAATTGTTGTAGATTGTATGAGATCAGTttgaaaactctgtgtgtgtgtgtgtgtgtgtgtgtgtgtgtgtgtgtgctagtgtcaaagcttgaactcagggaacttGCCTTCTCACTTGCCTTTTCCACTGAAGGCTGATTCCTGTGACTGCAAACATACCACCACTTCCAACTTCACACTTAAAGCCAGTCAGATTTGCCTGACATGGCCGGTTTTGAAgtttgatactcagatcttagtctcttgagaagataggatgacaggcatgagcattGGCAACGTgcgagtgtgtgggggggggggtgtttaatATTACCTAGTGGTTGTCAGGATTGCAGTGCTATCCTTTCTATATTGTGTCATCTTTCACCTCCAGTTTACTTTTTATgagttttctctcttttcattatTTCAACTAATGCTGTTCACTTGATCTTTATTCGGGTCTATTCTTTAGTTCATTGATTCTTGTTATTCTGTTCATCTGAAGTGCATTTTCCTCTGATTTCTATCATAGCTTTGCTGCAACTCGTTTTGTGTTTTGTTGGCCCCATTTACCTAAAATGTTGAGATTTATCATTTggtaatttattttccttatgtATCTTTGTTTTCAATGTAGGCACTAGAAGGTATAAACTTCTGCTTAGTATTGCTGTATCTCACAGATACAAATATTTGGGGTTCATCATTTCATTTGATGTTGGGAATATTTTGATTTGATTTCCTCATTGTTCTACTATTCTTTCTCATGTGTATTTCTCAGTCCATATGGGCTTGTAAAATCTTATTCTTCTAGTTAGTTACCACTTTTATTCTATGATGATTTGCTAACTTAAAAAACTTTATTTTACTATATCTTGTAGTTGCTCTTTAGCCTTCTGTTTTAGCTCAatatgtgatttattttggaaaaatattttaggtattcaataaacaaaaatgtattctgtTGCTGTGATTTGTAATATACTAGTACGTGTATTAAGTCTACTTGATCTATCATTTAGTTTAATTCTATTCTTTGTTGGACTTTGTCTGAATGAATTTTTTAGTATTTATGATAGGTAATAGACATTCAGATTCCATCATTtacattagaaaattaaaatcatttacATCTAGGGTTATAACTAAAAGCATACACTAGTACTTGTAAGCTGTTGCTGTGTTCTGGGGTATTGTGAATGatcttcattcatttctttcttccttaagttttgaaaaataattgtaaTGATTGTAAGTAAAGTGAAATGCAGTTACAAACTCTCTGTACTTCTAACTGGAGGAATCTACATTAGCAATTAGTACAATTAGTAGGACTCTAAGTAGGATAATTTCTAAGGTCATCTACCCCAATCAATATACAAGGGTTCGAATTCACTTCTTCCTGtcaaacacataaacacatgcaTGGACACTTGTACAACCAGACATAATAGTCTTATTATTTCATAATATACATCTCCTCACAAATAAATGGAGTTAATGAGTGAGTTGAGACCAGATATCAAACAACTTCAAAAGTGTTTATTTGCAGTTGTTCTTTTGTGATGGAGAATATTCTTACTTCACAGGAAATGGAGAAGTTTGTCCAGAGCTCTGGAGACCATGGTGTTGTGGTGTTTTCTCTAGGGTCAATGGTCAGTAACCTGACAGAAGAAAGAGCCAATACAATTGCATCAGCCCTTGCACAGTTTCCACAGAAGGTAAACTAACCTCCGACGGTGGCCACTCACATGGTGAATGTGTTAAATCAGAAAGGATGTGAAGGCCAATACTTTCTATATAAAAACCAGATCGGTTTACAAACCtcaaataattgttttttttttcccaccaagGACTCTTCTTTAGACACAAGAGACTTTGTCCTACTTGAGAAAGGAGAGTTAAAACAGAGTAGAAGTATAGTATAGgaaagaactaaaacaaaataaacaaacaaacaaaaaactctaggggctgggaatatggcctagtggcaagagtgcttgccttgtatacatgaagccctgggtttgattccccagcaccacatacatagaaaatgtccagaagtggtgctgtggctcaagtggcagagttctagccttgagcaaaaagaatccaggacagtgctcaggccctgagtcaagctctaggactggccaaaaaaaaaacacccaataacaaacaaacaagcaaaaccctCCCAAACTGTCAACAGATATTAGTAACTTCTTTTCTGGCACATAGAAAATAGTTCAATAAACTTGTGTAATTTGGGTGTTTATGTACTATATTTTAGTTTCCTGTCTGTGTAGAGCACTTCTAATCAAGTAAGTTGTATTTTTCTGGAAATGCAGTTACATTATTATTTGCAAGGAAGATGGAACATAAAACTAATCATTTATTTATGGTAATAGCTGGTAAGTAAAAAAATCAGGTCATTATTTATCAGTGTACATATGAGAATAGTTTTAATATATAATGGATGTTCTTCAAAATATCTCTCAAATTTTGTAGTTTTAGAATCAACATTAGCATCAAGTTAATAGCAATCATTTGAACAAAATTTCTCAACATCACAATTTTTATCAGTGGCCATATTGTTATTAACCCATTGCCAataagctcttctttttttcttttactattatcttgaagtagctgTAGAAAGgcgttaacaaagcagtttatgaatgcagtataacttgatcaatgttactcctttcaACCTTCTCAATCATTCCTCTCCTATCTACCACCTCTCTTATTCTTCTTAGTTTTgtgggatatacattggattctttgtcggggtttttagccccccacgTTCCCCcaacctgtgggagagatgggaaagtcATGTCCTgaccggatgagccaagaaaagaaagggcctacagaccgcccgcacccagccctccctccccggaGGACAAttagacggcctgggagtcaagtcaacgcaagatctcatttattgaggaagtacatacagctaaatagggcacagtagccaatcagatcaaagatcagCAGGAAAGGGAGgtgtgtgcacctatctagggacggTAAGGGGAGGCATGAACTGTCCCTCAGGGAGGAAGAGCcagggtgtcacagcccacagaaccaccttcGGGCCCCACGttaggtgccatcttagccacacgtggccccaggactgagaaagaggtggggccagctggttgacttccaGGCCTGTCCCACATTCCTGACTGCATTTTCCACCTCTCTTTTCATCATTGCCTACCCCGTCCCTTGACACCACTCCATCCTACATTGCCCTGAATACTTAAAAATTTCTAATTCTAAACTGCGCACCAGtgactgatgcctgtaatcctagctactcaggaggccaaggtctaaggattgaggttcaaagccagtccaggcaacaaagtctctgggcctcttatctctaaccaccagaaagccagaagtggagctgtgactcaagtggtagagttccatccttgagtaaaaggagctcagggacagtgcccaggtcctgagctcaagcctgaaCACCAACACCAACAAGAAATTCTAACTCTAGCTATATTAGCACCTTCTTTATAAAAAGTTTAAATTGACattcaattgtttttcttttgagtagCGTTTATTTGAATTGAAAGAAGTTGCAAGAACTTCCTACTTGgaatagttaaaataaatttatttctcacaagtACCTGTCAGATTGCCTTTTGTCAGATAAAATAAGGCAACTTACAATAAATAACTTAAGCTACAAATGGACACAAGTAAACTACTTCCAATATGACCCAAAGGGGAAAAACACAATACAATATAAAACTCTTACAATCGGAGTTAGAATCAACTCTATAAAACAAATATGTGTAATCGAGTATTTGTACAGTATAATCACAATGCCAAATTTACTATACAgtaatattaataattatatttacttCACTCTAAAGTCTATGAAATGTAGATATGTTCTGTTATAGACCCTTTGGTAATACTTTTACATGAAAATGCCCTTTTAATCCCTTAATCTAACCTGTGGAAAATGTTCAACTAGATAATCTCTTCAATTCTTCCAAAGCATTCACTTCAAGGGGAGGAATCATCTCTTCTTTGAATTCTTAGGACGCAAGAATGCTATGACTTGACATTTGAGATATCGAATAATATTTTTTATACCTAACAGGTCTTATGGAGATACGAGGGCAAGACCCCAGATTCCTTAGGACCCAACACTCGACTATATAAGTGGCTCCCACAGAATGACATCCTTGGTAAaactcggggggcgggggggaaaaaGCAGTAAaaacatgacagaaaaaaaaataacagcatatCAATAAGAATCAAATGTATTGAACAGTTACTATCTCAAACCTCTAAAAATAACAAGATCTGTCTTCCTGTTTTCAGTATAAATGAATGACACTTTTGTCAGGTGAGGGTACACAGTCACATTGTCTCTGAGTAGAATCAAAGTATCTTCAGTTCGGGCACCTGAACTGCAGATACATTCATTTTTCAGGCACTTTGCAAATGTCCCTCCATCTCATATTTTCCAACAGCAGAGGAATTTCAGATGTCATGGAAAAATGACATCTTCTCTTGCATTATTAAGGGCTCTGAACTCTTCATGGTGAGAAATACACAAGCATTTTTTGAGAGGCAGTAGCACAATATTCAGTTAAGGGGGGCCCATATTGCTTTTGATTCCAGCACACCACTCTTCACACGACAGCGTGCTTCACATACCCTACCAACTGGTCCTGATCACCTCACTACTTCTTCACGAGAACATGCTGCAATGGGTCCCCTGGACTTTTTTCAACGGGCACATACTGTATCTTtttgtaaaaacatttttaaacacgGTTTTTGTTCCCCTTTTGTCAATCTTCTTTTGACTTTTCAAATCTCAAACCTAAGTTTTCATGgagtcttccctttcctcttcgaTAAACTTAGGTACTTGTTACTCTGAAACTTCAAACTCAATGGTGTTTCATGGCTAAAAGCCTGCTGACTGGAGGGAAGTCCCAATTAACACACTGTATTATTGTACCCTGGATTCATTCCTAACACACACTTTGTGGGAATTCACCCAAATGTAGGTCACCCAAAAACCAAGGTCTTCATCACCCATGGTGGCACCAATGGTGTCTACGAAGCCATCTACCATGGCGTCCCGATGGTGGGCATTCCTCTGTTTGCGGATCAGCCTGATAACATTGCCCGGGTGAAGGCCAAGGGAGCAGCTGTAAGACTGGACTTCACCACGTTTTCAAGTAAAGATCTTCTCAATGCCTTGAAGGCCGTCATTCACAACCCTTCGTGAGTATAACTACCTTCTCATTTGCAACTCATTTAGAGAAGGATTCGTATCATCAATGACAATGCATCTCACCCCCTTTCACAGGAGATTTATTATTACATATGTGAATGATCTTATCTAGCTGTGATGTTTTCAATTTTAGATTTGCACTTGATCTCACAGATTAAGCAATTGGTGAGACCATTTCTACATTTGCAGTGACTCTTCAAAATATGACTTCATCTTCTGAAAATAATAAActtcaacataaaataaattgtttAGTTGAATATCTGAAATGAACGTCCCATTCTAATcatccttttcttaatttttctttccttttttgcttttttggttgatttttttttttttttggccagtcctgggccttggactcagggcctgagcactgtccctggcttcttcccgctcaaggctagcactctgccacttgagccacagcaccgcttctggccgttttctgtatatgtggtgctggggaatcgaacctagggcctcgtgtatccgaggcaggcactcttgccactaggctatatccccagccctggttgatGTTTTTtgattttgcagtactggggcttgaactccgggcctggatactgtctctgagcttttatacttAAAGCTATCACTGTAAAACTCcactcttggatttttttttttttttttttttggttacagATAAGGGTCTAGGAGATTTTTctatcagggctggctttgaaccaacatcctcagacctcagtttcctgagtagctagaattacaagtgtgagcccctaaAACCTAGCTTCAATCAAATTATCTTTTGCCAGAAATGCATTTTGTTCTCTCTTCACAATCATGAAATTTATTTGGTTTTCCAGAGCTTCAAACTGACGATAGTACATTTATTAGAccgctgctttaccacttgagtcacagcacagcACAGTTGGAAAGGGCAATCATAGCACAGTGCAAATAGATACGCTAATTCAAGTAATTAAACTTTTACATCTTGGTAGCACTGGAGTTTGTACTGTAGTTAGTTAGGTGAGCACCCTATTCCTCAAGCCATGTTCCAATTTATATGAAGCTTTTATATGACTATTCATTATTATTCACACTATTTTTTCTAATAAACAATGTGACATGGCCTTACAATCATTTTCCATGTTTAGGGTTGCTATGCTAATAGGATAACTAAAAGCTCTCTGACTTAAAGCTACCCCCTCAGTAAGAAGATAAAAAGCAAGCTTTATGACATAGCAGGGATGAATtgtaggaggaaagggagggaaaattaAATGTCAAAAAGCAAACCTTTGAATATATGGTATGGGCAGAGGCAAAGTGACAAGAGAAAATTGACAGTTCTACAGTTATCAAGCTCAAGAAGAGAATTCGACATTTTCTGAAAAGGAGATACTTTTTGCCAAGTAATAGCATTTGAGAAGTTATGTAAAAAGTAATTTTAGCTTCAAGGttaaacacaaaaacaataaaaagcagaAGAGAAGACCAGTAATAGAGATTTATCAGAAGGCACTTCACCTCCTAGGACATGACAGATCTTTTAAAACTTCACTTCTCAAGTAAACACTGCTCAGTTAGAGTATGTGtttataaaaaacaaatattgaaTGTAGGCAAATGAAAACACTAGTGTAGCATGTCCATTTGACTTAACTTGCATTATGTATATGGCACTTAAACAACCTCTGTTAGGCTtaatatattcaggaatattaagttcttttaaggtgcatgtctctgtgttttccttttaGCTACAAAGAGAATGCAATGAGGTTATCGAGAATTCACCACGATCAGCCCGTGAAGCCCCTGGACCGAGCTGTCTTCTGGATCGAGTTTGTCATGCGCCACAAAGGAGCCAAGCACCTCCGCCCAGCTGTCCACGACCTCACCTGGCTCCAGTACCACTCTCTGGATGTCATTGGCTTCCTGCTGGCCTGCGTGGCCGCTGTCATCTTCATCTTCACACGATGCTGCCTCTTTTGTTGCCGCAAGTTCACTCaaagtggaaaaaagaagaaaagggactaATTGTGTCTCAGCTGAAGCTGGGGGTCCTGTGGATCATTCCAGCAAGAAGAGTATGTGATGGATTAGATTCCTTCCTAGTGTGGCAAAACGAACTGACCTGGTCAAGTCAAAGTTCCTTTGCAATGATTCACTTCCTGTTTAAGAAATGAAATGCTTTAGCCCCCTGGGAAAAATTCCTGGCAAAGATTATCATGAATCTAAatagatttattttgaaaattattggCAAAAATCATGAACTAAATTTTAATTCCCACCATTTGTTTTTCTGATCTGATGTTCCCAAGTTTTCTGTAGAAACCAACTGTTAAGAAGCCTTCCCCTAATACTATTGTATCTTGTACATATATTTGGCCTGCCGTACTTCATTTTGGAGAAGAACGTGTGTATGTTATTATTTCCTAATACAATGTTCAACAGTGGGGTTTGTGCAGAAGACTGGCACTTTCCATTTGTTGCTGGGAGGTaagtgctctgctctgctcaccATGCATGCAGCCTCTGAACCACCAGTTGGGCACCGCGCCGGGTTCAGCTTCCTCCACAAAAGGCAATGTCTCAATGGAATTTGAAATCAAATTTGTATCTTCCTGTTTTCCACT is part of the Perognathus longimembris pacificus isolate PPM17 chromosome 16, ASM2315922v1, whole genome shotgun sequence genome and encodes:
- the LOC125364910 gene encoding UDP-glucuronosyltransferase 2B31-like isoform X3, with product MPLNWTSLLLLMPVMFCFESASGGQVLVVPMEYSHWMNVKVILEELVHRGHEVTVLTSSAAIRVESGKPSPFKFEIFTTSLNTKEFESYFKDWINEWTYEFPKYSVWIQTVMQKKWNHFYSEVLGRPTTMCELLAKADIWLIRTYWDIEFPRPLLPNFEFVGGLHCKPAKPLPEEMEKFVQSSGDHGVVVFSLGSMVSNLTEERANTIASALAQFPQKVLWRYEGKTPDSLGPNTRLYKWLPQNDILGHPKTKVFITHGGTNGVYEAIYHGVPMVGIPLFADQPDNIARVKAKGAAVRLDFTTFSSKDLLNALKAVIHNPSYKENAMRLSRIHHDQPVKPLDRAVFWIEFVMRHKGAKHLRPAVHDLTWLQYHSLDVIGFLLACVAAVIFIFTRCCLFCCRKFTQSGKKKKRD
- the LOC125364910 gene encoding UDP-glucuronosyltransferase 2B31-like isoform X1, which encodes MPLNWTSLLLLMPVMFCFESASGGQVLVVPMEYSHWMNVKVILEELVHRGHEVTVLTSSAAIRVESGKPSPFKFEIFTTSLNTKEFESYFKDWINEWTYEFPKYSVWKIYSRIQSMFVEYSELFEMFCKGMVLNKKLLQKLQASRFDVLLIDPAVLCGELLAELLDIPVVHTLRFTPGYSQEKHCGGLPFPPSYVPVALSELTDRMTFMERVKNMMTGIVFDTLIQTVMQKKWNHFYSEVLGRPTTMCELLAKADIWLIRTYWDIEFPRPLLPNFEFVGGLHCKPAKPLPEEMEKFVQSSGDHGVVVFSLGSMVSNLTEERANTIASALAQFPQKVLWRYEGKTPDSLGPNTRLYKWLPQNDILGHPKTKVFITHGGTNGVYEAIYHGVPMVGIPLFADQPDNIARVKAKGAAVRLDFTTFSSKDLLNALKAVIHNPSYKENAMRLSRIHHDQPVKPLDRAVFWIEFVMRHKGAKHLRPAVHDLTWLQYHSLDVIGFLLACVAAVIFIFTRCCLFCCRKFTQSGKKKKRD
- the LOC125364910 gene encoding UDP-glucuronosyltransferase 2B31-like isoform X2, which codes for MPLNWTSLLLLMPVMFCFESASGGQVLVVPMEYSHWMNVKVILEELVHRGHEVTVLTSSAAIRVESGKPSPFKFEIFTTSLNTKEFESYFKDWINEWTYEFPKYSVWKIYSRIQSMFVEYSELFEMFCKGMVLNKKLLQKLQASRFDVLLIDPAVLCGEPTTMCELLAKADIWLIRTYWDIEFPRPLLPNFEFVGGLHCKPAKPLPEEMEKFVQSSGDHGVVVFSLGSMVSNLTEERANTIASALAQFPQKVLWRYEGKTPDSLGPNTRLYKWLPQNDILGHPKTKVFITHGGTNGVYEAIYHGVPMVGIPLFADQPDNIARVKAKGAAVRLDFTTFSSKDLLNALKAVIHNPSYKENAMRLSRIHHDQPVKPLDRAVFWIEFVMRHKGAKHLRPAVHDLTWLQYHSLDVIGFLLACVAAVIFIFTRCCLFCCRKFTQSGKKKKRD